In the Kwoniella mangroviensis CBS 8507 chromosome 3, whole genome shotgun sequence genome, one interval contains:
- a CDS encoding protein-L-isoaspartate O-methyltransferase — protein sequence MAWMSSGRTNAELIDKMVKNGLIVSPQIAEAMRKVDRKNYVPDQMYAYEDSPQRIGFGATISAPHMHAHACENLLSFLPVANSPHTGAILDVGSGSGYLTGVLHHLAPHSLVVGIDHVQGLVDQSIKNLQKDGVPLGPEKDGKGGVIMICGDGRKGSPEHAPFSIIHVGAAAPEIPQPLIDQLAKPGRMFIPVGQGSQDIWQIDKADTGEVTKKKLFGVMYVPLTDADKQWKRDL from the exons ATGGCCTGGATGTCTAGTGGGAGGACCAATGCCGAG CTTATCGataagatggtcaagaatgGGTTGATCGTTTCACCTCAAATCGCCGAG GCCATGCGTAAGGTCGACCGGAAGAATTATGTACCTGATCAGATGTATGCATATGAAGATTCTCCTCA ACGTATCGGTTTCGGAGCTACCATCTCTGCACCACACATGCATGCTCACGCCTGCGAAAACCTCCTGTCCTTCTTACCAGttgccaactcacctcataccGGTGCTATACTGGATGTAGGCAGTGGATCGGGATATC TTACTGGAGTCTTGCATCACCTAGCTCCTCATTCGCTCGTGGTAGGTATAGACCATGTTCAAGGTCTGGTGGACCAATCCATCAAGAACCTTCAGAAAGACGGAGTACCTCTCGGACcggagaaagatggaaagggagGAGTAATCATGATTTGCGGAGATGGGAGAAAAGGTTCACCTGAACATGcaccattctcaatcatACATGTAGGAGCGGCTGCACCGGAGATACCTCAACCTCTAATTGATCAA CTGGCTAAACCCGGTAGGATGTTTATACCTGTCGGTCAAGGATCGCAAG ATATCTGGCAAATCGATAAAGCTGATACGGGAGAGGTCACCAAGAAGAAATTATTTggtgtgatg TATGTCCCACTGACCGATGCGGACAAACAATGGAAGCGTGATTTGTGA